The Salvelinus fontinalis isolate EN_2023a chromosome 34, ASM2944872v1, whole genome shotgun sequence region TATCCAAAGTGCTATTATGCAGAAACGATCTCTAACTAAACAGAcatttacaaaaagaaaacctgcTGATTAAAATCACACATTTTCACAAAGGAAGATACAATCTGAAATGGTTCAAAAAAATATCATTTTAATGAACAAATACTTTGCACTTTTCTTAAACCACTTCTGGAATGATCTGGAATGATTGTTCCACATTAATGAAAGACACATTTATCTTAAAAAAAACAATTGATATTAATTTAACTCCCAGGTAACTTTCACATTTCAACACTTCCAAGCTTGTAATGTGCTGCtcctgtaaaatatattttttacttgtAGGTTTCACTTGTTAGTGGCTCCATCCATTGGTTAGGAATGGCAGCATTAAAACTAACTTAAAACTATGGTGAGTGAGTAAAAAACAGAGGatagggcttgtgtgtgtgtgtgtgtgtgtgtgtgtgtgtgtgtgtgtgtgtgtgtgtgtgtgtgtgtgtgtgtgtgtgtgtgtgtgtgtgtgtgtgtgtgtgtgtgtgtgtgtgtgtgtgtgtgtgtgtgtgtgtgtgtgtacctctggaAAGCCAATGAGCAGCCAGACAAGAAAGCTAAAGATCCAATTGAGTGCCTAATGGAGGATTCTTCTCCACTCTGACTGGTCTACTTGATCTCGACGCCCTGGATCCTGACGTCGCCCTCGAAGTGCATGTATTTATACTTCTCGTCTCCTTGGCGATTGGGGAAGTGGATCTCAGAGCCGTCGGGAAAAGAAACTAGGAACTGCTCCTTGGTGAAGGTGATATTTATCTGAGACAGAGAAGTAATTACACATTTTTATCCAGAGGTGCTTAGGTATTTGGGATGCAAGGATTGCAAGTTATTACCACCAGAGGTCCCTAGTAGAACTCCCTTATACAcatgggaagagaggaggacattcACATCAGCATGGGTTAAATTGGAAACATACACATATCCAcctgtgctcacacacacacagtgtaattTCTCACCTTAAACTCCTCTCCCTGGTTGAAGGGGAATCCTCCCTCTCTGTGCTCCTCACACCACTTGCCTCCATGGTAGGAGTTACACACCACGGCCCGGGTGTCTCCGTGGGCGTCGAAGCGAGGGTTCATGTGCAAGGCGAGGTCATCCTCGCTGTTGCCCACGTTGATGACAAAACTACAGTAAGGGAAGAGGagagcacacagacagagaagGGATAAGGAACATCCTTTAACCTACAGGGAAAGAGGGTCTGGATTGATAATTACACACAAACAGTTTATAGCTATAATCTACTTTTTCATTGTAGTTTGATAATGTACGTTGTGAATATGAACGGATCATTCTCGTGATACAGTGACTAGTTTCTCTATGATGTCTCCAGGCTGCTGACGGAGAAGTGGAGTGACAATGAATTGTGTCTGAAGGGGGTTAGCTACTCACTGTGTGGCGTCAGAGTTAGGGATCCCTGTGATGGTCAGGGTCTGGCCCACCTTGAAGGACATGTTCTTTACCACAACTCCctgtagaggaagagagaagggagagaccgagagagaaataCATCAATTGAAAAACATTAAAAAGGTGCAATTAGCTGATAGTTAATACGTAATTGGCCATAAGTTATGACCTATAACTTCTGAAACAAAGATGGTTCTATCAAACCATTGTTATAGTAAGTACCCAGATGTCAATTCAATGTATAATCCACATTAAAATGATGTggaacaacattgattcaaccagtgtgtgttcAGTGGGTATAATGTAGATGTGGAGTCTTTACGTGGCTCTGGTGTAGAGAGCTATAGAGTATGGCTACACTTTGCTAAACCCTTTCCTGTACTTTTATCCTAGCCCCATCAGTCTAACAAATACAACATCTGTCTCCAATTATTATGGAACGGCCCAAAGCTTTTTATAAATCCCAGTCCTGGACAGCGTTCCTATTTTCCCTGCAGTGATTTGGAATTTGGAAGGGGAGGCTAAATCTGTCCATAAATGATGGGGGAAGGAAGGCAGGGTTACACTCAGTAAGGCTTAAGTGAAGTCACATTTTCCGCAGGGCCCATATTATGGTGGGCAGCCAACATGGGACCAACGGAGGTTGGTCACGGCACAGAATCAAAGTACTGAGTGATCTTTACGTGTGGCAGGGGAAATGGTGTTTAGATGATGTTTGTCTGCACATATACAGTTCTCTTAATGATCTGCATATAGACCTCTTATTGTTGCCCTTCTGTCCACATGACATCTATTGGTCGTGGTGTGTAGTAAATGTTACCCAGGCAACTCCCGCCAACTTCGGTCATTTCTGCTACTTGACAACACCATGTTCCTTCTCTGACAGAAGACATAGTTAGCCAGTTGAGCTAAAGACCAGGTCgataatatactgtataacccTGGGCAACAGCAGATAATCAAACAGGAACCTCAAAGGGAAATGACATCAACATTTGTACTTCGGTTTTGTTTCTGTCAGCAAAACAGTCGGCAGTGGACAAGAAATACTGCCACACTTTACCCCTGAACATGTGTTTTAGCTTTCTTACTTGAATGCACTTCTTGTAAGTCACTGGGGGATAGGAGTGTGAACGTAATGCTTACAGTGTAACATTGAACGTACAGTAAGTGCCTAATCATTGCTTACAAGACATACACAGTAGGACACAGTACTTGGCCTTTAACAGTGCAGAGCCAGGCACAAACCCATTGACACCCAATCCAGAAATAGAACAACAGGATAATATAACATTAGAGCTCTATTAGTGTTGCACAGACTAGAAGACTGCATTCTgacaagagatagagagagagagaaaatgtagagagagagagagagagagaatgtagaggagagaaataagagagaggagcagaaagggaaagggaggggtagagggtggaagagatctacagacagaaagaaaagtaaaaaaaaaatagaaataggGAAAGTGGTATAAagttcaaagagagagagagagagagaggggaggaaagagagagggggagagaggggaggaaagagagagggggcgatAGTGAAGTATTGCATTCTTTCCGTGTTAGTCCTCCCTCCTTAATGTAAACTGTGTGTAAAATCTAGCTGGACTTGGCTACATGCAGCCCAGTGCTACTTCAGACTGCAGTTCCCATCCCAGTGTGAGACATACCTCCCCACACTGTTTGAGAGACACAGGACAGCTGGGCTGCAGCTGCAAGCAACGCAGAAATAGGATGGGTAGAATGGATATACATAGTTCGGAAATCCACATGATAACTCCTGGCTGTTACTTACTATAAAGCTTACCTTACTGACATTTACATTATAGTCATTAaatagcagacgctcttatccagagaaactGCACACATTTTCacactggtcccctgtgggaatcgaaccaaCAACCTTGGAGTTGCAAGCAcaatgttctaccaactgagctcagGACATGACAGCCAATCTAGCCCTTGTTAACCTGATGTTTACTGTAGGTATATCCTATAGCTCCGCTTGGGGAAGATCATACTGGCTCACTGGATATAACATCACTCTGCTACTCTATCTATTCTGACTTCTGTTTACGGTAACTTGAATTAATTTAGATCTGAATAGAATTAACCCTGTTGCTCTCCCAACACATCTATGATTACCATGGTAACCACAAAACAGCCACGGTGAAACAAAGCCTTTATTATTATACACAGCCAGAGACCTCAgagtgttaacacacacacagccagagacCTCAGAgagtgttaacacacacacacagccagagacCTCAGAGAGTGTtaacacacacagccagagacCTCAGAgagtgttaacacacacacacagccagagacCTCAGAgagtgttaacacacacacacagccagagacCTCAGAgagtgttaacacacacacacaaccagagaCCTCAGAgagtgttaacacacacacacagccagagacCTCAGAGAGTGTtaacacacacagccagagacCTCAGAgagtgttaacacacacacacagccagagacCTCAGAgagtgttaacacacacacacaaccagagaCCTCAGAgagtgttaacacacacacacacagccagagacCTCAGAgagtgttaacacacacacacagccagagacCTCAGAgagtgttaacacacacacagccagttaACTGTATTACAAGACCAAGGAGAGTCATTGTTAGTCACATCCAAGACAAAATGCTGCACATTGAGTTCCTGTTAAAAGTGAGGCAGTGGAGTAAGTCATATTATTGTCTAAATGTGGATTGTAATGTCCAGGAACAGTAGGGGTGGCCCAGGTTGAACCCACAGTGATGCTGTTCATGATCATACTCTGATCAGAGGCTGTCTGTCCCACACTGCCTACTGTACCCACATAACTCCCACCCAGACAACTGTACTGTACCCACACAACTAAATACATATGGGTTCAAATTGCACACCCGAAAAATAGTGGTCCGGACCAAAGTCGATCTTATCAACACTCCTGGGGGTGCAGATATTGATAGCCTATACTTCTGCTTATGTGTTCCCTGATTTGTTAAGGGTGTACCAAACACCCCCATAGTTCAACCCTACTAGTACACACTGATTAGATCATCATATCTAAAGATCACATGGAAGGTATTAAGAGTATACGGAACTATTTAGAAGACACATGAATCTTATTATCCCAAAAACAAACATATCACTGCTGTCTGTCTTCTACATGCCTGACCCACCCTGCCTCACCCTGCCTCACCCTGACCCACCCTGCCTCACCCTGCCCCACCCTGCCCTATGTCCGTAATATCATTAATTGAGAGAATCAAATTCACTTTTGCAAATGATAGAACTACATATTCTATTGCAATGAGACACCCTTCTCATCTGTAGTCACTGCAGAACAATAAAAAGTGCTATGTCATAAAACCTAAACAAGACAGTCGAGACATCTAGCATGCCAAAAGTCTGATTAGTCTTCTTAGACGCATTGACAACAAGGTTGACTATAAAAGGGCATTGTtagagaggacatttctctattATATTGGGCTACAGCACATAGGCTATTAAAATCAGAGCATTATTTTCCCAACAGCTGTTTAATAGCGCCAACATGAACCGTTATGAACTTGCACTGCATGTAGGCTACTTTTCAGATAACAATCAAATGAACTAACATATCAGACATTGTAAGCCAGTAAAATAAAGGAAAGTTGTACTTACACTCATCTTGACTGCACAAACCGCAAATATTCACAGGGGAAGAATGCTTAGCTGGCTGCGGACTGCAGTAGAATCAAGCAGGCGAGTTTATATGGTCAAGTGCACTAGCCAAATGGGAGTGACGCTATGATAAACCAATAGGAGTATAGGCGCTCAAAAAGCGGACCAATCACAGATAAGTTTTAAAAAGCGTTATAAACTATTTAGCAGGCAAGAGAGGACGAAAATATAACGTCCATAGTTGAGGGTGATTGAGAGTGAGAAGATAATTAATGAACGTTTATTTATGATCTACTTATAATAACATTATATTTGAGTGAGTCAGAGGAAAGGATGTAGATGACCACAAGACCAGAGACACAAGTAGAGATCACTTTCTTGTTGCCTGGGAGACAGCAAAATATTTGGTGCCAGACAAACTTTTTTAGCTTTTGACTAGGGGAAATTAAATTGTAGCTTTTAACTGAAATGTGTTATTAAAATCATTGATCAAGTTTGATGTAGGACGGTATGGAAGAAAAAAGAGTAGTCACAAGCTGACATCAAGGTAGTCTTACAGTAGTGAACTTTGGCAGCAGGCCCCCATCAAACAAGAAACGGACTCGTATGACTGCCTCCGCCTCTCTTTCCCAGGACGACATTTAAGATCAGCAATAAAGCAGAAATGCTTATTATTCGTTAAAAGGTGGCATGATATTTCACCAACACAGAGTACATTTCCTGGACTAGCTTGTTGGGGGTGAAGTGGTCTATTTGTGACTTTGGCCAGTGGTGGTGGGGCAtctgtgaggtgtgtgtgagaaTGCTCTGGCGTGTGTGTAGGacgcagggagagagaggtgggaccATTGGATTGTTTATGTGAATATAGGTGGACTGAGCACTAGACTGATTAATTAGGCCGTATCTCAGCAATGGGCTCTGTTTACACATAACTCATATAAATAATCAACAAGACTCTCTCTCTTGCATACACACTGACCTCATGCACACACAAATAATCAACCCAGAACACACATGTaataaaaatctaatcaaataaacTCATATTCCCTACTCAACACACAATGATCACATATCGTTTTGACAATGTCACCGTGAGTTCACAGTTATCAGAAAATATGGGCTGCGTTCACTACGGTTTTTACGTTCTGGAATGTTCAATTGAACGGAAACGGTGCTGTACTGAAGGACCATTTGAAAAATGGGGAGGGGTTTGGTTGAGGGTTGGGGAACGCTGTCAAGTTTCAAGCCACAATTCGCCACACCCACCAAAAGGGAGCAAAAATACctcaaagtctgttcaagaacTTACAAGAACGTTTTGGGAAAGGTGATGTTCAGTACATACCAgcggttggaaccggttcagggaacagaaccgataacccaatttttgggggggaggaacagaatcagaaccgCAAACTAATgtgatctatactgttccagAACAGAACCTTTATTTTAAAATCATGGTAACAGGTTAATAATCCGGGCATTTTTTTTTGTCACACAAATAATGCAACAAAGCCCCTTTGCAAAGCCCTCATAGTATCATTCAGCaacttattccagtgtctgcctgcctgccagaaAATATCTGCCAGTGTATGTGCCAGGGTTTTATAGcctattttttgttttattttttactttcttAAAACAATAATTGTACATCTCATGGTTCAGCTGTCAGAGTTTTGGCCACTAAATACATCAGGGCATTGCATGCATAGGCCTATAGGCTTAGATGTCCAGTGTATGATATTAGAAATAAATAAtaacataaaatatatataaaggaAGAGAAGTTTAGGACTAGCCccgaaagatagagagagaagtatGCCAGCGGCGTGCTTCAACACCAACATGCATTTCTTTATGTCAGACAGCTACTGTGTCTAATATACACATATAGACCTACAGAAAGAGGCTACTTCATTCATTTTCAATCAGAATATTTTGTATAAAGATAAgcattatattgttagattaCAGGAGTAACTCTGGTAGGCCTTAAACGTCTTCCTCACCTCAAgttcaactgtcagagacagTTGGAGCCCAGATGCTCACtgccttcatatcataggccTGTAGTAGCCTGTAAAGCTTCATTATAGCCACACCACATCAAACCTTCAGAAATGATTCTAAACTTATTAAGGTAATATCAAAACTAAGTCAGGCCATTGTTTATAGGGAAAATATGAGTACGCTATTATGTCGCCGCAAACACAGAATTACAGTTAGAACTTCATTTGGCCAAAGAAAATGTCTCAACAGAATGAAACAGAACAATTGCAAACTGGTTTAAACCACTGTCGTAACGTTTGctgtcattaaatgtgaagagtgttatattatcaaatcaattctctttGTGTGATTAAACGAATCACGGAatagtaattaactaggaagtcggtgcACCACGTGAAAATGTTGTTTATAGAGTTGCAATTTCCCGAATATAACTCTACAGATATTTTATTATCTTATCAATTACAGTCTTCTATTAATGTATTACTAACTCATCAGTCTCATTCCTGAATGTCGCAACCCCATGGatatctgcacaaaccctagcatcagaaatcatgaatcagcgatatacaaattggtttaattacttatttactaactaactaatcaatcacagaaatacataaacacacacaatagttatACATTGTTTACTGACATGATACactgaaaagtccctagtgggctaTGCCGATATGCTGGCTTagtagacaaaggaaaggggtggggCCAGATCAAGAGCGGGAAACTCAGAGTGGACCTACGTCGACTACACGACACTCATGGGAATGCTTATACTTTGAACATGAACAACCGCTCATTCGAAAATAAATTGCAATTGACATATTTATGAGTGCATGCCTTTGTTGTCCCTTTCTGCAAATGCCGGTCCGTCTGCTGGATAGTCAATCGACAGAAAGTCTCTGGATGGTCCACCAGAGATCAAAGTCTTTCGTAGTTGTAGTTTGTTATAATGGATACGTCAGAGTACTATTTGGTCGTTCAACCGGTTGTGTTTACCAGACTAAAGAATTTAAACAGCTGCAGCCTGAATAATTGGTCTTTAGTTTGTAGATTTCGTAACCATTTCAGCGTGGGGATGCTCTCCACGTTCTCTGGTCTTGTCCTTTGGTAAAGTTGccaaccatttcaacatgtagcgACAGCTCCATGTTTTCTGGTCTAATGTAAATTCTGTCGGAAGTGGGTTTTATACTTAGTAGAAAAGGGGGCGTTCCATGACGCCTTgtaatgtctgtgctcatgggggcGTGGCCACTGACTGATCCTAAGTTACTATGAAAAACAATTCTCACTTAGAAGACTAAGATCACATTGTTATCTTTCCAAAAGTATTCCTACACTCAATCATTTATTTTATACAACATTCAGATGCAAACGCCATAATTGAGAAGTGTATACAAACAAAGGAACAGTAATGAAATGGAggagaactcgcctccctgcggacctggcatcctttcactccctcctctctacattttcctcttctgtctctgctgctaaagccactttctaccactctaaattccaagcatctgcctctaaccctaggaagctctttgccaccttctcctccctcctgaatcccccccccctcccccctctctgcggatgacttcgtcaaccattttgaaaagaaggttgacgacatccgatcctcgtttgctaagtcaaacgacacccctggttctgctcacactgccctaccctgtgctttgacctctttctcccctctctccccagatgaaatctcgcgtcttgtgacggccggccgcccaacaacctgcccgcttgaccctatcccctcctctcttctccagaccatttccggagaccttctcccttacctcacctcgctcatcaactcatccttgaccactggctacgtcccttccgtcttcaagagagcgagagttgcaccccttctgaaaaaacctacactcgatccctccgatgtcaacaactacagaccagtatcccttctttcttttctctccaaaactcttgaacgtgccgtccttggccagctctcctgctagctctctcagaatgaccttcttgatccaaatcagtcaggtttcaagactagtcattcaactgagactgctcttctctgtgtcacggaggcgctccgcactgctaaagctaactctctctcctctgctctcatccttctagacctatcggctgcctttgatactgtgaaccatcagatcctcctctccaccctctccgagttgggcatctccggcgcggcccacgcttggattgcgtcctacctaacaggtcgctcctaccaggtggcgtggcgagaatctgtctcctcaccacgtcctctcaccactggtgtcccccagggctctgttctaggccctctcctattctcgctatacaccaagtaacttggctctgtcataacctcacatggtctctcctatcattgctatgcagacgacacacaattaatcttctcctttcccccttctgataaccaggtggcgaatcgcatctctgcatgtctgggagacatatcagtgtggatgacggatcaccacctcaagctgaacctcggcaagacggagctgctcttcctcccggggaaggacagcccgttccatgatctcgccatcacggttgacaactccattgtgtcctcctcccagagcgctaagaaccttggcgtgatcctggacaacaccctgtcgttctcaactaacatcaaggcggtggcccgttcctgtaggttcatgttctacaacatccgcagagtacgaccctgcctcacacaggaagcggcgcaggtcctaatccaggcacttgtcatctcccgtctggattactgcaactcgctgttggctgggctccctgcctgtgccattaaacccctacaactcatccagaatgccgcagcccgtctggtgttcaaccttcccaagttctctcacgtcaccccgctcctccgctctctccactggcttccagttgaagctcgcatctgctacaagaccatggtgcttgcctacggagctgtgagggaaacggcacctccgtaccttcaggctctgatcaggccctacacccaaacaagggcactgcgttcatccacctctggcctgctcgcctccctaactctgaggaagtacagttcccgctcagcccagtcaaaactgttcgctgctctggcatcccaatggtggaacaaactccctcacgacgccaggacagcggagtcaatcaccaccttccggagacacctgaaaccccacctctttaaggaatacctaggataggataaagtaatccttctaaccccccccttaaaagatttagatgcactattgtaaagtggctgttccactggatatcgtaaggtgaatgcaccaatttgtaagtcgctctggataagagcgtctgctaaatgacttaaatgtcaaatgtaaatgtaatttgtgTCTTCTGTCCTTcatgaggtcaccaaatgaaacacactcaacaTGACTGTTCCTTAAGTGTCCACAGACCACTCCAACtgcttggaatacagaaatactgTTCAATTATTCAACCTTTTGATGACcaagtgtctctctgtgttccacagACATTCCAATCTCGATACTACAGAGCCCAGAAGCAGAGTATTTTACGACCGCCATAAAGCGGCCCCCTCCAcctctgtgggagag contains the following coding sequences:
- the lgals2a gene encoding lectin, galactoside-binding, soluble, 2a — translated: MSGVVVKNMSFKVGQTLTITGIPNSDATHFVINVGNSEDDLALHMNPRFDAHGDTRAVVCNSYHGGKWCEEHREGGFPFNQGEEFKINITFTKEQFLVSFPDGSEIHFPNRQGDEKYKYMHFEGDVRIQGVEIK